From one Rhopalosiphum padi isolate XX-2018 chromosome 2, ASM2088224v1, whole genome shotgun sequence genomic stretch:
- the LOC132918900 gene encoding proton-coupled amino acid transporter-like protein pathetic isoform X2 translates to MSHHFAAAGDVAGVPLKSTVGVGIPVSAEDINLQTFDNDDRLQGSMRPIITELDNNKKGSIRTDVADLVMVKYKCSSNGVPITQTNGSTLPLVSSTSKDAEFGGYNPFDHRTVQYPTTDMETFIHLLKGSLGSGILAMPLAFMNAGLVFGLVATAVIGFVCTYCVHILVKSSHKLCRRMQVPALGFADVAEVAFLAGPPAFHKFSGLFRGLVNTFLTIDLLGCCCVYIVFVAKNIKQVMDEYVLEINVRWYMLMMLPLVIAMNLIRNLKYLAPFSMIANFLVGICMTITFWYVFQDVPSTKTVPYITDWHKWPLFFGTAIFALEGIGVVMPLENNMKTPQHFIGCPSVLNIGMSIVVILYSTVGLFGFLKYGDKTEGSITLNLPKDQLLAQSVKIMIAVAIFLTYSLQFYVPFEIIWKGSKHRFTSHPVLFEYLLRVFLVVCTVCVAIACPNLGPVISLVGALCLSFLGLILPSCIDLVTCWEEPGLGRGYWRLWKNLAIIMFGILGLVTGVYSSVLDIIEQFNQ, encoded by the exons gggTCCATGCGACCGATTATCACAGAACTGGATAACAACAAAAAAGGATCTATTCGAACAGATGTTGCGGATCTTGTTATGGTCAA gtacaaatgTTCATCAAACGGAGTACCTATAACACAAACCAATGGCTCGACACTTCCGCTGGTATCGAGTACAAGCAAAGATGCCGAGTTCGGTGGCTACAATCCATTCGACCACCGGACAGTCCAATATCCGACCac GGATATGGAAACATTCATACATTTGCTGAAAGGAAGTCTGGGTTCAGGCATATTGGCCATGCCTTTGGCTTTTATGAACGCTGGACTAGTGTTTGGGCTCGTCGCAACCGCTGTAATTGGATTCGTTTGTACATATTGTGTCCATATATTG gtaAAATCTTCTCATAAATTATGCCGTAGAATGCAAGTACCAGCATTGGGATTTGCTGATGTTGCAGAAGTTGCCTTCCTCGCTGGGCCCCCAGCCTTCCATAAATTTTCAGGCCTCTTCAG AGGCCTCGTTAACACGTTCCTAACCATTGATTTGCTTGGTTGCTGttgtgtttatattgtttttgttgcaaaaaatataaaacag GTTATGGATGAAtatgttttagaaataaatgttaGGTGGTACATGTTGATGATGTTGCCTTTGGTAATCGCTATGAATTTAATACGTAATCTGAAGTATCTGGCTCCATTTTCAATGATTGCAAACTTTTTGGTTGGTATTTGCATGACCATTACATTCTGGTACGTGTTTCAAGATGTGCCATCCACAAAAACTGTACCTTACATTACAGATTGGCACAAATGGCCACTATTCTTCGGCACTGCCATCTTTGCTTTGGAAGGAATTGGTGTT GTAATGCCATTGGAAAACAACATGAAAACACCACAACATTTTATTGGTTGCCCCAGTGTGCTCAACATTGGCATGTCCATTGTTGTGATTTTGTACTCTACCGTTGGATTATTTGGTTTCCTCAAGTATGGTGATAAGACTGAGGGCAGCATAACACTAAATTTACCAAAAGATCAACT ATTGGCGCAATCCGTTAAGATCATGATAGCCGTGGCCATTTTCCTTACATATAGTCTTCAGTTTTATGTACCCTTTGAAATAATCTGGAAAGGTTCTAAGCACCGGTTTACATCACACCCCGTTCTTTTTGAATATTTGCTCAGAGTGTTCTTGGTCGTGTGCACGG tttGTGTTGCAATTGCTTGTCCTAACCTGGGCCCAGTCATATCGCTCGTCGGAGCACTATGTCTGTCATTTTTGGGTCTAATCTTGCCAAGCTGTATCGATCTGGTTACATGCTGGGAAGAACCTGGATTGGGTAGAGGATATTGGCGCCTGTGGAAAAACTTGGCCATCATAATGTTTGGCATTTTGGGATTGGTTACCGGTGTTTACTCTAGCGTACTCGACATCATCGAACAGTTCAATCAGTGA
- the LOC132918900 gene encoding proton-coupled amino acid transporter-like protein pathetic isoform X4, producing the protein MRRYRGSMRPIITELDNNKKGSIRTDVADLVMVKYKCSSNGVPITQTNGSTLPLVSSTSKDAEFGGYNPFDHRTVQYPTTDMETFIHLLKGSLGSGILAMPLAFMNAGLVFGLVATAVIGFVCTYCVHILVKSSHKLCRRMQVPALGFADVAEVAFLAGPPAFHKFSGLFRGLVNTFLTIDLLGCCCVYIVFVAKNIKQVMDEYVLEINVRWYMLMMLPLVIAMNLIRNLKYLAPFSMIANFLVGICMTITFWYVFQDVPSTKTVPYITDWHKWPLFFGTAIFALEGIGVVMPLENNMKTPQHFIGCPSVLNIGMSIVVILYSTVGLFGFLKYGDKTEGSITLNLPKDQLLAQSVKIMIAVAIFLTYSLQFYVPFEIIWKGSKHRFTSHPVLFEYLLRVFLVVCTVCVAIACPNLGPVISLVGALCLSFLGLILPSCIDLVTCWEEPGLGRGYWRLWKNLAIIMFGILGLVTGVYSSVLDIIEQFNQ; encoded by the exons ATGAGGCGCTATAGG gggTCCATGCGACCGATTATCACAGAACTGGATAACAACAAAAAAGGATCTATTCGAACAGATGTTGCGGATCTTGTTATGGTCAA gtacaaatgTTCATCAAACGGAGTACCTATAACACAAACCAATGGCTCGACACTTCCGCTGGTATCGAGTACAAGCAAAGATGCCGAGTTCGGTGGCTACAATCCATTCGACCACCGGACAGTCCAATATCCGACCac GGATATGGAAACATTCATACATTTGCTGAAAGGAAGTCTGGGTTCAGGCATATTGGCCATGCCTTTGGCTTTTATGAACGCTGGACTAGTGTTTGGGCTCGTCGCAACCGCTGTAATTGGATTCGTTTGTACATATTGTGTCCATATATTG gtaAAATCTTCTCATAAATTATGCCGTAGAATGCAAGTACCAGCATTGGGATTTGCTGATGTTGCAGAAGTTGCCTTCCTCGCTGGGCCCCCAGCCTTCCATAAATTTTCAGGCCTCTTCAG AGGCCTCGTTAACACGTTCCTAACCATTGATTTGCTTGGTTGCTGttgtgtttatattgtttttgttgcaaaaaatataaaacag GTTATGGATGAAtatgttttagaaataaatgttaGGTGGTACATGTTGATGATGTTGCCTTTGGTAATCGCTATGAATTTAATACGTAATCTGAAGTATCTGGCTCCATTTTCAATGATTGCAAACTTTTTGGTTGGTATTTGCATGACCATTACATTCTGGTACGTGTTTCAAGATGTGCCATCCACAAAAACTGTACCTTACATTACAGATTGGCACAAATGGCCACTATTCTTCGGCACTGCCATCTTTGCTTTGGAAGGAATTGGTGTT GTAATGCCATTGGAAAACAACATGAAAACACCACAACATTTTATTGGTTGCCCCAGTGTGCTCAACATTGGCATGTCCATTGTTGTGATTTTGTACTCTACCGTTGGATTATTTGGTTTCCTCAAGTATGGTGATAAGACTGAGGGCAGCATAACACTAAATTTACCAAAAGATCAACT ATTGGCGCAATCCGTTAAGATCATGATAGCCGTGGCCATTTTCCTTACATATAGTCTTCAGTTTTATGTACCCTTTGAAATAATCTGGAAAGGTTCTAAGCACCGGTTTACATCACACCCCGTTCTTTTTGAATATTTGCTCAGAGTGTTCTTGGTCGTGTGCACGG tttGTGTTGCAATTGCTTGTCCTAACCTGGGCCCAGTCATATCGCTCGTCGGAGCACTATGTCTGTCATTTTTGGGTCTAATCTTGCCAAGCTGTATCGATCTGGTTACATGCTGGGAAGAACCTGGATTGGGTAGAGGATATTGGCGCCTGTGGAAAAACTTGGCCATCATAATGTTTGGCATTTTGGGATTGGTTACCGGTGTTTACTCTAGCGTACTCGACATCATCGAACAGTTCAATCAGTGA
- the LOC132918900 gene encoding proton-coupled amino acid transporter-like protein pathetic isoform X1, with protein MSHHFAAAGDVAGVPLKSTVGVGIPVSAEDINLQTFDNDDRLQVCGSMRPIITELDNNKKGSIRTDVADLVMVKYKCSSNGVPITQTNGSTLPLVSSTSKDAEFGGYNPFDHRTVQYPTTDMETFIHLLKGSLGSGILAMPLAFMNAGLVFGLVATAVIGFVCTYCVHILVKSSHKLCRRMQVPALGFADVAEVAFLAGPPAFHKFSGLFRGLVNTFLTIDLLGCCCVYIVFVAKNIKQVMDEYVLEINVRWYMLMMLPLVIAMNLIRNLKYLAPFSMIANFLVGICMTITFWYVFQDVPSTKTVPYITDWHKWPLFFGTAIFALEGIGVVMPLENNMKTPQHFIGCPSVLNIGMSIVVILYSTVGLFGFLKYGDKTEGSITLNLPKDQLLAQSVKIMIAVAIFLTYSLQFYVPFEIIWKGSKHRFTSHPVLFEYLLRVFLVVCTVCVAIACPNLGPVISLVGALCLSFLGLILPSCIDLVTCWEEPGLGRGYWRLWKNLAIIMFGILGLVTGVYSSVLDIIEQFNQ; from the exons gggTCCATGCGACCGATTATCACAGAACTGGATAACAACAAAAAAGGATCTATTCGAACAGATGTTGCGGATCTTGTTATGGTCAA gtacaaatgTTCATCAAACGGAGTACCTATAACACAAACCAATGGCTCGACACTTCCGCTGGTATCGAGTACAAGCAAAGATGCCGAGTTCGGTGGCTACAATCCATTCGACCACCGGACAGTCCAATATCCGACCac GGATATGGAAACATTCATACATTTGCTGAAAGGAAGTCTGGGTTCAGGCATATTGGCCATGCCTTTGGCTTTTATGAACGCTGGACTAGTGTTTGGGCTCGTCGCAACCGCTGTAATTGGATTCGTTTGTACATATTGTGTCCATATATTG gtaAAATCTTCTCATAAATTATGCCGTAGAATGCAAGTACCAGCATTGGGATTTGCTGATGTTGCAGAAGTTGCCTTCCTCGCTGGGCCCCCAGCCTTCCATAAATTTTCAGGCCTCTTCAG AGGCCTCGTTAACACGTTCCTAACCATTGATTTGCTTGGTTGCTGttgtgtttatattgtttttgttgcaaaaaatataaaacag GTTATGGATGAAtatgttttagaaataaatgttaGGTGGTACATGTTGATGATGTTGCCTTTGGTAATCGCTATGAATTTAATACGTAATCTGAAGTATCTGGCTCCATTTTCAATGATTGCAAACTTTTTGGTTGGTATTTGCATGACCATTACATTCTGGTACGTGTTTCAAGATGTGCCATCCACAAAAACTGTACCTTACATTACAGATTGGCACAAATGGCCACTATTCTTCGGCACTGCCATCTTTGCTTTGGAAGGAATTGGTGTT GTAATGCCATTGGAAAACAACATGAAAACACCACAACATTTTATTGGTTGCCCCAGTGTGCTCAACATTGGCATGTCCATTGTTGTGATTTTGTACTCTACCGTTGGATTATTTGGTTTCCTCAAGTATGGTGATAAGACTGAGGGCAGCATAACACTAAATTTACCAAAAGATCAACT ATTGGCGCAATCCGTTAAGATCATGATAGCCGTGGCCATTTTCCTTACATATAGTCTTCAGTTTTATGTACCCTTTGAAATAATCTGGAAAGGTTCTAAGCACCGGTTTACATCACACCCCGTTCTTTTTGAATATTTGCTCAGAGTGTTCTTGGTCGTGTGCACGG tttGTGTTGCAATTGCTTGTCCTAACCTGGGCCCAGTCATATCGCTCGTCGGAGCACTATGTCTGTCATTTTTGGGTCTAATCTTGCCAAGCTGTATCGATCTGGTTACATGCTGGGAAGAACCTGGATTGGGTAGAGGATATTGGCGCCTGTGGAAAAACTTGGCCATCATAATGTTTGGCATTTTGGGATTGGTTACCGGTGTTTACTCTAGCGTACTCGACATCATCGAACAGTTCAATCAGTGA
- the LOC132918900 gene encoding proton-coupled amino acid transporter-like protein pathetic isoform X3, with protein MSHHFAAAGDVAGVPLKSTGSMRPIITELDNNKKGSIRTDVADLVMVKYKCSSNGVPITQTNGSTLPLVSSTSKDAEFGGYNPFDHRTVQYPTTDMETFIHLLKGSLGSGILAMPLAFMNAGLVFGLVATAVIGFVCTYCVHILVKSSHKLCRRMQVPALGFADVAEVAFLAGPPAFHKFSGLFRGLVNTFLTIDLLGCCCVYIVFVAKNIKQVMDEYVLEINVRWYMLMMLPLVIAMNLIRNLKYLAPFSMIANFLVGICMTITFWYVFQDVPSTKTVPYITDWHKWPLFFGTAIFALEGIGVVMPLENNMKTPQHFIGCPSVLNIGMSIVVILYSTVGLFGFLKYGDKTEGSITLNLPKDQLLAQSVKIMIAVAIFLTYSLQFYVPFEIIWKGSKHRFTSHPVLFEYLLRVFLVVCTVCVAIACPNLGPVISLVGALCLSFLGLILPSCIDLVTCWEEPGLGRGYWRLWKNLAIIMFGILGLVTGVYSSVLDIIEQFNQ; from the exons gggTCCATGCGACCGATTATCACAGAACTGGATAACAACAAAAAAGGATCTATTCGAACAGATGTTGCGGATCTTGTTATGGTCAA gtacaaatgTTCATCAAACGGAGTACCTATAACACAAACCAATGGCTCGACACTTCCGCTGGTATCGAGTACAAGCAAAGATGCCGAGTTCGGTGGCTACAATCCATTCGACCACCGGACAGTCCAATATCCGACCac GGATATGGAAACATTCATACATTTGCTGAAAGGAAGTCTGGGTTCAGGCATATTGGCCATGCCTTTGGCTTTTATGAACGCTGGACTAGTGTTTGGGCTCGTCGCAACCGCTGTAATTGGATTCGTTTGTACATATTGTGTCCATATATTG gtaAAATCTTCTCATAAATTATGCCGTAGAATGCAAGTACCAGCATTGGGATTTGCTGATGTTGCAGAAGTTGCCTTCCTCGCTGGGCCCCCAGCCTTCCATAAATTTTCAGGCCTCTTCAG AGGCCTCGTTAACACGTTCCTAACCATTGATTTGCTTGGTTGCTGttgtgtttatattgtttttgttgcaaaaaatataaaacag GTTATGGATGAAtatgttttagaaataaatgttaGGTGGTACATGTTGATGATGTTGCCTTTGGTAATCGCTATGAATTTAATACGTAATCTGAAGTATCTGGCTCCATTTTCAATGATTGCAAACTTTTTGGTTGGTATTTGCATGACCATTACATTCTGGTACGTGTTTCAAGATGTGCCATCCACAAAAACTGTACCTTACATTACAGATTGGCACAAATGGCCACTATTCTTCGGCACTGCCATCTTTGCTTTGGAAGGAATTGGTGTT GTAATGCCATTGGAAAACAACATGAAAACACCACAACATTTTATTGGTTGCCCCAGTGTGCTCAACATTGGCATGTCCATTGTTGTGATTTTGTACTCTACCGTTGGATTATTTGGTTTCCTCAAGTATGGTGATAAGACTGAGGGCAGCATAACACTAAATTTACCAAAAGATCAACT ATTGGCGCAATCCGTTAAGATCATGATAGCCGTGGCCATTTTCCTTACATATAGTCTTCAGTTTTATGTACCCTTTGAAATAATCTGGAAAGGTTCTAAGCACCGGTTTACATCACACCCCGTTCTTTTTGAATATTTGCTCAGAGTGTTCTTGGTCGTGTGCACGG tttGTGTTGCAATTGCTTGTCCTAACCTGGGCCCAGTCATATCGCTCGTCGGAGCACTATGTCTGTCATTTTTGGGTCTAATCTTGCCAAGCTGTATCGATCTGGTTACATGCTGGGAAGAACCTGGATTGGGTAGAGGATATTGGCGCCTGTGGAAAAACTTGGCCATCATAATGTTTGGCATTTTGGGATTGGTTACCGGTGTTTACTCTAGCGTACTCGACATCATCGAACAGTTCAATCAGTGA